From the Cryptosporangium aurantiacum genome, the window CGTGCGCCCACTGCTCCGCGTAGTCCCGCCAGTCGAGGTCCTCGTCGAGCGGGCTCGGCCACTCGCCGGTGAGCAGGCCCCGGATCCGCTCGATGATCTCCTCCCGCCCACCGGCGAAGTGGTGGTAGATCGACGAGACGCTCACGTTCAGACCGGACGCGAGCTTCGGCAGCGTCAGCGTTCCCGACTCGTCGAGCTGGGCGAGCGCCGCGATCGCGATCTGGTCGCGGGAGAGCAGGGGGACGCTCGGGCGGGGCACGGTCCGGTCAGCTCCTCGGGGCGGTCAGCGCGCGGTAGGTCTCCGGACGCCGAGTCTCCAGGAACGGGAAGAGCGTGAGCCAGTCGCGCCGCTGGTCGAGGTCGAGCCGCGCGACCAGGACGGCGTCCCCGGCCCGGGGCGCTTCGGCCAGGATGCGGCCGTACGGATCGGAGATGAACGACGAGCCGTAGAAGCTGACCAGGCCCTCGTCGCCCCAGCGGTTCGGCACGACCATGAACGTGCCGTTGGTGATCCCGTGGCCGACGATGACGTGCCGCCAGAGCGGCGCGGTGTCGAAGTCCGGGTGGTCGGGCTCGGAGCCGATCGCGGTCGGGTAGGCCAGCACGTCGGCGCCCTGCAACGCGTACGCCCGGGCCACCTCGGGGAACCACTCGTCCCAGCACGTCGGCAGGCCGATGCGGGCGCCGTTCACGTCGATCGGCGCGTACGCGTCCGCGTCGTCCGGGCCGGGCCGGAAGTAGAGGTCCTCGTAGTACCCGGCGGTCTTCGGGATGTGGGTCTTGCGGCGGCGGCCGAGCAGCGAGCCGTCCGGGGCGACCAGGATCGCGGTGTTGTAGCCCAGCCCGTCGTCGTAGCCCAGCCCGTCGTCGCCGGGGGAGCGCTCGAACAGCGACGCGTGCACCGCGACACCGGCCTCCTTGGCGGTCTCCGCGGCGAACGCGCGGGTCGGCCCGGTCTCCAGATCCTCGGCGGTCGCGGTGGCGTCACCCTCGGGCCGGGTGTCGGCCGGGTACCGGGACAGCGTGAGCTCCGGCAGGAAAACGACCTCCGCGCCGGCCGCGGCGGCGACCAGCACCCCTTCCCGCAGGACGGCCCGGTGCTCGGCGGCGTCGGCGTGCCAGCGGGTCTGGACCAGGCCGACCGGCAGCGGCGCGCGCTCGGGCGCGCTCACGCGCGCGGGGGATTCGGTGGGTGCGGCGACGATCAGGTCCATCGAACTTCTCCTGACGAGGGGCGGACGGCAGGCTGCTGCTGGGTGATGCAGTGGACGCCGCCGCCGAAGCGGAAGATGTCGCGGGCGTCCACGAGCACGACGCGCCGGTCGGGGTAGGCGCGGGCCAGGACGTCGGCGGCCACGGCGTCGTGCGGGTCGTCGAACGCGCAGAGCGCGACGACGCGGTTGGCGACGTAGTGGTTGACGTAGGAGTAGTCGACCAGGCGTCCGCCGACCTCGGCAACCGTCGGCGCGGGCAGCTCCAGCACCTCCAGGCGCCTGCCGCGGGCGTCGACGGCCGTGCGGAGGATCTCGGTGACCTCGGCGGTGACCTCGTGGTCGGGGTGCCCGGGGTCGGCCTGGGTGTGCACGACGACGGTGCCGGGCCGGGTGAACGCGGCGACGATGTCGACGTGGCCGCGGGTGCCGAACTCGCCGTAGTCGGCGGTCAGCCCGCGGGGTAACCAGATCGCGGTGCTCGTGCCGAGACGCGCGTGGATCTCGGCTTCGACGTCCGCGCGGGTCCAGCCGGGGTTGCGGGCCGGGTCGAGCTGGACGGTGTCGGTGAGCAGGACCGTGCCGTCGCCGTCGACGTGGAACCCGCCGCCCTCCTGGGTCAGCGGTGACCGGTCGAGCGGCGCGCCCACCAGACCGGCGACCCGCGAGGCGACCCGCGCGTCGTGCTCCCAGGTGGCCCACGGCTGAGCGCCCCAGCCGTTGAAGCGCCAGCTCACCGCGCGCAGCTCGCCTCCCGCGCGCAACTCGGGCCCGGAGCGGACGAACGTCGGGCCGCTGTCCCGCAGCCAGGCGTCGTCCAGGTCGGCCTCGAGGATCTTGACCACGCCGCCGAGCAACTCCTCGGCGGCGTCCCGGTCGGCGGGCGAGACGAGCAGGTGTACCGGCTCCGATTCGGCGATCACCCGCGCCACCGCACTCCAGGCCCGGCGCGCGGCGTCCAGCGTCGGGCTGCCGTCCTCGCCCACGGTCGCATTGGGAGTCGGGAACGCCATCCAGGTCGCGTCGTGCGGCGCCCACTCGGCGGGCATCAGCGTCATGCCGGCACCTCCTCGGCGCGGTGGACGACGTCCCCGTCGACGACGGTCAGCAGCACCGGCGCCTGCGCGAACTCGTCCGGGGGTGCGGTTAGCGGGTCGAGGCCGAAGGCCGTCAGGTCCGCGGCGAAGCCGGGGCGGAGCCGGCCGGTACGGTCGCCGAGACCCGCAGCGGTGGCGGCCTCGGTCGTGAAGCCTTCGAGCGCCATCCGCGCGGTCAGCGCCTGCCCGGGCAACACCGGGGCGACGTCGCCGCGGCCGGCGGGGCGGCGGAGCTGCGCGTCGGCGAGGATCGCTCGCGGGTCGAACGGCGCGATCGGCCAGTCCGAGCCGAGCGCGAGGCGGGCGCCCTGTTCGCGCAGGTCCCGGCAGCGGAACGCGCGCCCGGCCCGCTCGGAGCCGAGCCGCTCGGACCAGTTGTCGCTCTGGTCGGCGCGGGTGTAGTGGGTGCAGTGCGTCGGCTGCATGCTCGCGGTGACGTCGAGCCGACGGAATCGCGGCAGGAGGTCGGCCGGCATCGCCTCCAGGTGCTCGATCCGGTGCGGCACCGGCGTTCGCGGGGCGCCGGTGAGCGTGTCGAGCACGTGTGCGATCCCGGCGTCCCCGATCGCGTGGGTCACGGTCGGGACGCCGTGCGCGGCCAGGTGGTGGACGGCTGCGGTGTACTCGGCCGGGTCGGGCCAGAACGGGGCGACCGACTCGCCGTGTGTGTCCGGTTCGGTCAGCCACGCGGTGCCGCCGTCGATCGTCCCGTCGATCATGAATTTTGCGCCGTCGACGCGCCAGCGGCGTCCGCATAGCCGTTGTTGTTCGAGGACGCGAGCCAGATCGGCCGCGGACGTGGCAGGCATGACAAACGGCGCGAAGCGCCAGCGCATCGGGAGCGAACCGGCGTCCTCCAGCGCGCGGAACAGGTCGAGCGCATCACCCTCGAAGTCCATCGCGTTCGCGGCGGTGTAACCGGACGCGGCCATCCGCCGCAGCAGGTCGCTCAGGCGCTGCTGCCGGTCGGCCGGGTCGTCGGCGGGCAGCAGTGCCCGCACCAGCTCCATCGCGTCGAGTTCGAGCAGGTGCCCGGTCGGGTGCCCGGCCGCGTCGCAGACGACGCTCGCGCCGGAGCCGAACGTGCGCGGTCCGGTGATCCCGGCCAGCTCCAGGGCGCGGGGGCTGACCAGCGCGGAGTGGGCGTCGAACAGGGTCAGGTAGGCGGGGACGTCCGGTCCGAGGGCCGCCACCAGCGGCGCGGACGTGATCGGCGCGCCGCCGAACGTGTTCGGGTCGAGCCCCCAGCCGGTGACCCAGCCGGTCCGGGGCGCCGTGCGAAGTGCGCGGACCAGCTCGTCGATCGTGGACACCGCGGACAGGTCGACGCCGCGGGACAGGTCCAGGCCCAGAACCGGGTGGGAGTGGCCGTCGACGAGGCCCGGCGTGAGCGTGGCGGCGCCGAGTTCGACGATCTCGGTGTGGTTGCCGCGCCAGTCCCGCACGTCCGCGCGGGTACCGAGCGCGCTGATCACGCCGCCGGTGACGGCCAGCGCGGTGTGGTCCGGGCCTGCCGCGTCCAGCGGATGGATGCGGTCGGCGAGGACGACCAGGTCGGGGGCGTTCACGCGGCCTCCGCGCGGGTGCGGGCGCCGCCGATCCGGGCGGTGGTGGGCACGGTGCCGGAGTGCGTCGTGGTGCCGGTCCGACCGGTGATCGCCATGTGCACTCCTGAGCACTCGAGGGGCTGGCGGTGACCGTAAACGAATCGGTTTCGGTTTGTCGAGCGGGAACAGCTACCTGGTGGAGACACGCCCCCCAGCCGCCGCCGGTTCACCCCAGGTGGCGGGCCGCCGCCCCCGGGGGAGCGGGCCCGGTTGGGGCAGCTATGGCTAGCCCGAACGGGGCCGCTTTCCCCGGTCGGCGCGGGTCGGGGAATGCGCCGCTGACCACCTGGAATGCCGTCGCCGCGCACGTCGACGGCGAGAGGGCGCTGCGCGACAGCGATCCCGACGTGTTCATGGGCAGCCTCGAAGAGCTCGTCGCGAGAATTCAGAGCGGCGTTTCGGCGCAGCGCCGAAACCGGCGACTGGAAAGGCGTTTCGGCGCTCGGGGGCGGATCACACCGGCCGGACGACCGTGACGATCTCCCCGTTCTACGGCACCAACGTGTTCTGGCGCCGGACGATCCACCAGCGGCCGTCCCGCCGAACGAAGACGTAGAGCGCGAGCATCTCCGGCGGCTCGCCCGCCTCGGCCGCTGCCCGCGTCGACCAGGCGCGCTTCTGCGCCACCGCGACGTCGGGCGCCACCGCGACGGCGCCGGAGACCTCGTAGTGCGCGGTGGCGTCCCGCAGGAATCCGGCGAGCCCGGCCCGGTTGGCCTCGTCGATCGCCGCGCGGCCGGTCACCCAGGCCCCGCCGGCGGTGCCGATGACCGCGTCCTCGGCGATGTGGACGGACAGCAGCGCGGGCTCGTTCGTGTTGAAGCCGTCCTCGACGTCCTGGACGATCCGGCGGAGCGCCGTCACGTCGTCGGCGTCGAGCGGCTGCGTGAGTTGCGGGGGTGCCTCAGTCATGGCCAGCACCGTAGAAGCTGAAGTTCGCTTCAGGTCAAGGCGCGAGCGGGCACCACGGTCGGCAGCCCGTCGACGGGGTCGGGAAAGACGTGCGCGGCCAGGCCGAACACGTCCCGCAGCAGCTCCGGCGTCATGACCTCGCCCGGCGCGCCGGTCGTGTGCACCCGCCCCTCACGCAGCACGACCAGCTGATCGCTGTACCGGGCGGCGAGGCTCAGGTCGTGCAGCACCAGCACGATCGTCCGCCCGGTCTCGTCGCGTAGCCGGGTGACCAGCTCCAGCACCTCGACGGCGTGCGCCAGGTCGAGGTGCGTGGTCGGCTCGTCCAGCAGGAGCACGTCGGTCTGCTGCGCCAGCGACAGCGCGATCCAGGCCCGCTGCCGCTGACCGCCGGACAGCTCGTCGAGCGGACGGTCGGCCAGGTCGAGGACGCCGGTCGCGGCCATCGCGTCCGCGGTGATCTCCTCGTCGCCCGGCGACCACTGGCGGTACCAGGGCTGGTGCGGTGCCCGGCCGCGTGCGGCCAGGTCGGCGACCGTCATGCCCTCGGGTGCGACCGGGTTCTGCGGCAGCATCGCCAGCCGTTTCGCGAGGTCGCGTGCCCGCAGGCCGGTGATCGGCTCCCCGTCCAGAAAGACGTGTCCGGACGCCGGGGGCAGCAGCCGCGCGAGTACCCGCAGCAGCGTCGACTTGCCGCAGCCGTTCGGCCCGACGATCGTCGTCACCCGGCCGCGCGGGATCGTCACGTCGACGTCGTGCAGTACGGCCGCGCCACCGTACCCGGCGTGCACACCGTCCGTGGCCAGGCAGGCGTCCTCAGGCATGGGTTCTCCTTGCGTACCGGGCCAGCAACAGCAACAGCGCGGGCGCACCCACGACGGACGTGACGACGCCGACCGGCACCTCGACCGGAAGGCGCTGCGCGGTCAGGTCCGCGGCGGTGACCAGCAGCGCGCCGGTGAGGCCGGCGGCCAGCGGCGGCGGGCCCGCGGTGCCGAACAGCCGCATCGCGGCCTGCGGCGCGACAAACGCGACGAACCCGATCGGGCCCGCGACCGCGACCGCGGCCGCCGCGAGCACGACCGCGACGCCCAGCGCCGACGCTTCCACCACGGCGGGGCGCGCACCCAGCCCGGCGGCGAGTTCCCGTCCGAGCCGGACCGAGTGCAGCGGCGCCGCGAGCCGGACGCAGGCCACCACGCCGAGCAGCGCGAACGGCGCCGCGATCCAGAGGTCGGCGGGTTCGGCGCCGTCCAGCGAGCCGGTGAGCCACCGCTGGGCGACCGCGGCTTCCTCCAGCGTCGCCCGGGTGAGCAGCCACGACGTTCCGGCGATCGCGATCGCGTTGACCCCGAGACCGACGAGCACCAGCCGGAACCCGTCGAACCCGACGCGCCAGGAGAGCGCCAGGATCAGCCCGGTCGTCACCGAGGCTCCGAGGACGGCGGCGGTGGGTAAGCCGACGCGTACCGGGATGCCGACCGCCGAGAGCGCCGCCGGGTTGGTGACGAAGACGACCGCGAACAGCCCCGCTCCGGCGGTGACACCGAGGATGTCGGGGCTGGCGATCGGATTCCGGGTCAGCGTCTGGGTGAGCGCGCCGGAGATGCCGAGCAGCAGACCGACGAGCGCGCCCAGCGCGACGCGGGCCAAGCGCCCGTCGAGCAGGACGAGGTTCTCGATCCTGGTCCCGTCGCCGCGGAGCGCGGCCCAGACCCGGTCGGGCGGGAAGTCGAGGGTGCCGGTGAACATCCCGACGGTGCCGACCGCGGTCGTCAACACCAGCAGCACGAGCGTGACGATCGCCGCGCGTCGCCGGAACCGGATCCCGACCGGTCCGATCCGGATCCCGCGCCGTCCGGTCGCCCGTGCGCGGCCCACCGGGTCGCGGTCGCCGACGCGGACGCCGCCCGCGTTCCGGGTGGTGGCGCTCACAACGCCACCACCCGGCGTCGCCGGGTCAGTCCGATGAGGACGGGCGCGCCGATCGCGGCCATCACGATGCCGGCCTCCAGTTCGCCCGGCGGCGCGCACACCCGCCCCACCACGTCCGCGACGAGTAGCAGCACCACGCCGATCAGTCCGGCGAGCGGCACCAGCCAGCGGTAGTCGTGCCCGGTGATCCGGCGTGCGGCGTGCGGTGCGACGAGCCCCACGAAGACGATCGGGCCGCACAGTGCGGTGGCGGGGCCGATGAGCAGCGTGATCGCCAGGATGCCCACGACCCGGGCGGTGCGGACCCGCGCGCCCAGGACCCGGGCGATCTCGACGCCGAGCCCGAGCTGGTTCAGCGCGAAACCGTTGGCGAGCGCGAGCACCGCACCCACCACCAGCAGCGGCGCCACGGTCAGCAGCACCTGATCTTCCCGGTTCGCGATCGAGCCCACCTCGAAGAACCGCAGCACGTTGAGCGTCCGCCGGTCGAGCAGGATCATCGCCATCGTCAGCGCCACGAGTAACGCGGACAGCGTGGTGCCGACCACCGCGAGCATCACCAGCGCCCCGCTGTGCAGGCTGCGCAACCCCACCAGGAACACCGCGGCCGTCGCCGCGGCCGCACCGACCAGCGCCGCCGTGGCCTGCGCGCCGGGCGCTTCGATGCCCAGCCCGAACACCAGCACCGCGACGCCGAACGACGCCCCGGCGCTCACACCGAACAGCCCCGGGTCGGCCAGCGGATTCCGGGTGTGGCCCTGCATCAACGCGCCGGCCATCCCGAGGGCGGCGCCGGCGAGAACCCCGAGGATCGTCCGCGGCACCCGCTGACTCCGGATCACGGTGGCGTTGTCGCTGTCCAGGTCGGAGAGCACCGCCCGGAGCACCTCGCCGACGCCGATGTTGCGGCTGCCGACGGCGAGGCTGAGCAGCACCGAGCTGATCACCGCCGCCGCCAGAACGAGCGCCGCCCATCGCATCCGGCGTGCACGAGCGCCGGGAGGGCGAACCCCGGTAGCCACTTGACGAACCTCCGACACGGTCACTTAGGTTAGCCTCACCTTGCCGCGGCTCCACAGCGGCACCCCACCCGAGGACAGACGAATGCGAAACACCCGTCTCTCGACGCTGGCCGCCATCGGCACCGCGGTCGCGTTGGCGCTGACCGGCTGCGGCGACGACAGCGCCGATGGTGCCGACAGTGCCGGCGAGCCGTCCGCCGCCACGACGCGGACCGTAGAGGACACGTTCACCGGCACCGTCACCGGCGTTCCCACCAAGCCCAAGCGGATCGTCGCGCTCTGGCGCACCGGCTCCGAGCTCGCCGACATCGGCGTGGTGCCGGTCGGCGCGCTGCAGGACGAGTTCCTCGCAGAAGAGCTCGGCGCCGACGTGTACGCGAAGGTCTCCAAGGTGCCGACGGTCGGCAGCTTCGAGGGCGTCGACGTCGAGAAGGTCATCGCGGTGAAGCCCGACCTGATCCTCGGCATGGACAACGGCGGTCTGACCATCGACTACAAGGAGTTGTCGCAGGTCGCGCCGACCGTGATCCTCAAGATCGCCGAACCGACCGACGTGTGGGCCAACTACGAGAAGATCGCCGACCTGGCCGGCGTCTCCACCGACTTCTCCGAGCAGAAGAAGGACCTCGACGCCGCGCTGAAGAAGGTCGCCGACGCGTACGGCAGCAAGGTCGGTTCGCTGAAGGTCACCGCCCTGGGGTCGTTCGACGGTGCCGCGATCTCGGTGGACACCAGCAAGTCGCTGACCTACCAGCGGATCGACGCGGCCGGCTTCGGGTACAACGCGAAGTACACCGCGAACCCCGAGCGTTACGTCGCCGAACTCGCCCTCGAGAACATCCCCGACCTGGCTGACCAGGACATCATCTTCTACGACACGGACCTGAACGGGAAGCCGCTGAACAGCGTGCAGAAGATCCTCGACGAGCCCGCGTTCAAGCGGCTGCCGGCCGCCCAAAAGGGACATGTGTACCCGCTGACCAGCGGAAACATCTACACGTTCGAGGCCGGTCTGGCGCAGGCACGCGATCTCGAGGCCGCCGCGAAGGACTACACCTCCTAAACCCTGGGCGTCACCGAGCGTCGGCGAGCGGGGCGGGTCACCGCGGAAAGTTCCGGGGGACCCGTTTCCCGCGCCCCGCAGCGTCTACCTCCCAGACATGGGACGGATCGCAGCGGAGACACTGATCGAACGGCTCGCCGAGTGGGGCGTGGACACCGTCTACGGCCTGCCCGGTGACGGCATCAACGGGATCATGGAGGGGCTCCGGCGGCACGCGGATCGGGTGAAGTTCGTCCTCGTGCATCACGAGGAGGCCGCCGCGTTCATGGCCACCGCGTACGCGAAGGCGACCGGGAAGATCGGCGTGTGCCTGGCGACGTCCGGCCCGGGCGGCCTCCACCTGCTCAACGGTCTCTACGACGCCAAGCTCGACCACGCGCCGGTCCTCGCGATCACCGGCCTGCAGGAGACCAGCGTGCTGGGCAGCGGCTACCAGCAGGAAGTCGCGCTCGACCAGGTCTTCTCCGACGTCGCCGAGTACAACCTGGTGGTCTCCAACCCCACCCAACTGCCCGGCGTCGTTGACTACGCGATCCGCACCGCGTACGCCCGGCGCGGCGTCGCGCACCTGACGTTCCCGAACGACGTCCAGGTCGCGGACGCGGACGCCGACCCCTATCAGCACGTCTCGCCGGCCAACCCGCCGGCGACCGCGCCGATCTACCTTCCCGCGCCCGGACGCCCCCGCGAGGAGGACCTCCACGCGGCGGCCGAGGTGCTCAACGCGGCCGAGCGGCCCGCGATCCTCGCCGGCGCGGGCGCGCTGCACGCCCGCGCCGAGGTACTCGCGCTGGCGGACGCGTGGGGCGCGCCGGTGATCAAGACACTGCCCGGCAAGGCCGTGATCCCGGACGACTCGGAGTTCGCGGTCGGCGGCATCGGCCTGCTCGGCACCAAACCCGGCGAGGAGCTGGCCGAGGACTGCGACACGCTGCTGATGGTGGGGACGAACTTCCCGTACACCCAGCACCTGCCGGAGCCGGGCAAGGTGCGGGTCGTCCAGATCGAAGCGGACCCGGTGCGGGCGGGGGCGCGGCTGCCGACCGAGGTGCCGATGATCGGGGACGCGAAGGAGAGCCTGGCCGCCCTGCTACCGCTGGTGACTCGACGCACCGACCGAGCCCACCTGGAGAAGTACCAATCCAAGATGGGGGACTGGCGCGACGACATGGCCGCGCTGGAGAACCCGGAGCGAGCCCCGATCGCACCCCAGTACCCGGTCGGCGTGCTGTCCGAGCTGGCCACCGACGACGCGATCCTCACCTGCGACTCCGGCACGATCGCGACCTGGGCGGCCCGGCACTGGACGATCCGCGGCGACCGCGGCTTCTACCTGTCCGGCAACCTCGCGACGATGGCGCCCGGCCTGCCGTACGCGAACGCCCTGCAGCTGACCTACCCGGGGCGTCAGGTGATCGCCTACCTCGGCGACGGCGGGTTCGCGATGCTGATGGCCGAGTTCCTCACCGCCGTCCAGCACCGGCTGCCGGTCAAGGTCGTGATCAACAACAACAACTCGCTCGGCCAGATCCTCTGGGAGCAGATGGTGCTCGGTTACCCCGAGCACGGCGTGCGGTACCCGACGCCGGAGGGCAACTTCGCCGCCTGGGCCACCGCCTGCGGTGGTTACGGCCGCAAGGTCACCGAGCCCGGCGACGTCCGGGACGCGCTCGCCGAGGCACTCGCGTACGACGGAGCGGCGCTGGTGGACATCGACGTCAACCCGAACGAGCCGCCGCTGCCCGGCAAGGTCGGGTACGAGCAGGCGAAGAAGTTCGCGGAATCCTGGCTCAAGGGTCAGCCGCACAAGGCCGCAACCGCGACGACCCTGTTCAAGGACAAACTCTCCCAGCTGGGTCGTTGAGCAGACTGGGTCGTTGAGCTGACAGATCGTGGCGACGCCGCCGGGCGGCTGCTGACCTGGTGCGGTGCGTCGCTCTCTCGTCACCGTTCCGCTAGCCGTCTCGGCCGTTGCTCACCTCTACTCCGTGCGGTGGTTCGCCGAGGAAGCGGCGTGGCGCCGCCACCGGGTGCTCAACGCGTTCACCGAGGAATCACCGCAGGACGTCGCCGAGTACAGCGAGGCACTCGACACGGTCCTCGCTCTGGGGTTCGCGTCGCTGCTGCTGGCCGCGGTGCTGGCCGTCCTCGCGGCCGGCGCGTGGCGGGACCGGATCGCGGCGGTGCGGCCGGTCGCGTGGGGCCTGCTGCCCGTCCAGGTCGTGCTGGTGGTCGTCGGCCACTACCGCGCCGGGCAGTACACCAGCGGGTACGAGGAGGCGTGGTTCATCCCGCAGCCCCAGACCGTCGACCAGTACTGGGGCGCGGCCTGCGGTGTGCTCGCGTCCGTCGTCGCCCTGGTGTTTCTGACCGTGCGACGCGCGGAAGCC encodes:
- a CDS encoding ABC transporter substrate-binding protein, with protein sequence MRNTRLSTLAAIGTAVALALTGCGDDSADGADSAGEPSAATTRTVEDTFTGTVTGVPTKPKRIVALWRTGSELADIGVVPVGALQDEFLAEELGADVYAKVSKVPTVGSFEGVDVEKVIAVKPDLILGMDNGGLTIDYKELSQVAPTVILKIAEPTDVWANYEKIADLAGVSTDFSEQKKDLDAALKKVADAYGSKVGSLKVTALGSFDGAAISVDTSKSLTYQRIDAAGFGYNAKYTANPERYVAELALENIPDLADQDIIFYDTDLNGKPLNSVQKILDEPAFKRLPAAQKGHVYPLTSGNIYTFEAGLAQARDLEAAAKDYTS
- a CDS encoding nitrilase-related carbon-nitrogen hydrolase gives rise to the protein MDLIVAAPTESPARVSAPERAPLPVGLVQTRWHADAAEHRAVLREGVLVAAAAGAEVVFLPELTLSRYPADTRPEGDATATAEDLETGPTRAFAAETAKEAGVAVHASLFERSPGDDGLGYDDGLGYNTAILVAPDGSLLGRRRKTHIPKTAGYYEDLYFRPGPDDADAYAPIDVNGARIGLPTCWDEWFPEVARAYALQGADVLAYPTAIGSEPDHPDFDTAPLWRHVIVGHGITNGTFMVVPNRWGDEGLVSFYGSSFISDPYGRILAEAPRAGDAVLVARLDLDQRRDWLTLFPFLETRRPETYRALTAPRS
- a CDS encoding FecCD family ABC transporter permease, with product MSATTRNAGGVRVGDRDPVGRARATGRRGIRIGPVGIRFRRRAAIVTLVLLVLTTAVGTVGMFTGTLDFPPDRVWAALRGDGTRIENLVLLDGRLARVALGALVGLLLGISGALTQTLTRNPIASPDILGVTAGAGLFAVVFVTNPAALSAVGIPVRVGLPTAAVLGASVTTGLILALSWRVGFDGFRLVLVGLGVNAIAIAGTSWLLTRATLEEAAVAQRWLTGSLDGAEPADLWIAAPFALLGVVACVRLAAPLHSVRLGRELAAGLGARPAVVEASALGVAVVLAAAAVAVAGPIGFVAFVAPQAAMRLFGTAGPPPLAAGLTGALLVTAADLTAQRLPVEVPVGVVTSVVGAPALLLLLARYARRTHA
- a CDS encoding agmatine deiminase family protein; translation: MTLMPAEWAPHDATWMAFPTPNATVGEDGSPTLDAARRAWSAVARVIAESEPVHLLVSPADRDAAEELLGGVVKILEADLDDAWLRDSGPTFVRSGPELRAGGELRAVSWRFNGWGAQPWATWEHDARVASRVAGLVGAPLDRSPLTQEGGGFHVDGDGTVLLTDTVQLDPARNPGWTRADVEAEIHARLGTSTAIWLPRGLTADYGEFGTRGHVDIVAAFTRPGTVVVHTQADPGHPDHEVTAEVTEILRTAVDARGRRLEVLELPAPTVAEVGGRLVDYSYVNHYVANRVVALCAFDDPHDAVAADVLARAYPDRRVVLVDARDIFRFGGGVHCITQQQPAVRPSSGEVRWT
- a CDS encoding ABC transporter ATP-binding protein; the protein is MPEDACLATDGVHAGYGGAAVLHDVDVTIPRGRVTTIVGPNGCGKSTLLRVLARLLPPASGHVFLDGEPITGLRARDLAKRLAMLPQNPVAPEGMTVADLAARGRAPHQPWYRQWSPGDEEITADAMAATGVLDLADRPLDELSGGQRQRAWIALSLAQQTDVLLLDEPTTHLDLAHAVEVLELVTRLRDETGRTIVLVLHDLSLAARYSDQLVVLREGRVHTTGAPGEVMTPELLRDVFGLAAHVFPDPVDGLPTVVPARALT
- a CDS encoding amidohydrolase is translated as MNAPDLVVLADRIHPLDAAGPDHTALAVTGGVISALGTRADVRDWRGNHTEIVELGAATLTPGLVDGHSHPVLGLDLSRGVDLSAVSTIDELVRALRTAPRTGWVTGWGLDPNTFGGAPITSAPLVAALGPDVPAYLTLFDAHSALVSPRALELAGITGPRTFGSGASVVCDAAGHPTGHLLELDAMELVRALLPADDPADRQQRLSDLLRRMAASGYTAANAMDFEGDALDLFRALEDAGSLPMRWRFAPFVMPATSAADLARVLEQQRLCGRRWRVDGAKFMIDGTIDGGTAWLTEPDTHGESVAPFWPDPAEYTAAVHHLAAHGVPTVTHAIGDAGIAHVLDTLTGAPRTPVPHRIEHLEAMPADLLPRFRRLDVTASMQPTHCTHYTRADQSDNWSERLGSERAGRAFRCRDLREQGARLALGSDWPIAPFDPRAILADAQLRRPAGRGDVAPVLPGQALTARMALEGFTTEAATAAGLGDRTGRLRPGFAADLTAFGLDPLTAPPDEFAQAPVLLTVVDGDVVHRAEEVPA
- a CDS encoding thiamine pyrophosphate-binding protein, which gives rise to MGRIAAETLIERLAEWGVDTVYGLPGDGINGIMEGLRRHADRVKFVLVHHEEAAAFMATAYAKATGKIGVCLATSGPGGLHLLNGLYDAKLDHAPVLAITGLQETSVLGSGYQQEVALDQVFSDVAEYNLVVSNPTQLPGVVDYAIRTAYARRGVAHLTFPNDVQVADADADPYQHVSPANPPATAPIYLPAPGRPREEDLHAAAEVLNAAERPAILAGAGALHARAEVLALADAWGAPVIKTLPGKAVIPDDSEFAVGGIGLLGTKPGEELAEDCDTLLMVGTNFPYTQHLPEPGKVRVVQIEADPVRAGARLPTEVPMIGDAKESLAALLPLVTRRTDRAHLEKYQSKMGDWRDDMAALENPERAPIAPQYPVGVLSELATDDAILTCDSGTIATWAARHWTIRGDRGFYLSGNLATMAPGLPYANALQLTYPGRQVIAYLGDGGFAMLMAEFLTAVQHRLPVKVVINNNNSLGQILWEQMVLGYPEHGVRYPTPEGNFAAWATACGGYGRKVTEPGDVRDALAEALAYDGAALVDIDVNPNEPPLPGKVGYEQAKKFAESWLKGQPHKAATATTLFKDKLSQLGR
- a CDS encoding FecCD family ABC transporter permease, whose amino-acid sequence is MATGVRPPGARARRMRWAALVLAAAVISSVLLSLAVGSRNIGVGEVLRAVLSDLDSDNATVIRSQRVPRTILGVLAGAALGMAGALMQGHTRNPLADPGLFGVSAGASFGVAVLVFGLGIEAPGAQATAALVGAAAATAAVFLVGLRSLHSGALVMLAVVGTTLSALLVALTMAMILLDRRTLNVLRFFEVGSIANREDQVLLTVAPLLVVGAVLALANGFALNQLGLGVEIARVLGARVRTARVVGILAITLLIGPATALCGPIVFVGLVAPHAARRITGHDYRWLVPLAGLIGVVLLLVADVVGRVCAPPGELEAGIVMAAIGAPVLIGLTRRRRVVAL
- a CDS encoding YybH family protein, which translates into the protein MTEAPPQLTQPLDADDVTALRRIVQDVEDGFNTNEPALLSVHIAEDAVIGTAGGAWVTGRAAIDEANRAGLAGFLRDATAHYEVSGAVAVAPDVAVAQKRAWSTRAAAEAGEPPEMLALYVFVRRDGRWWIVRRQNTLVP